The following coding sequences lie in one Flavobacterium cyclinae genomic window:
- a CDS encoding SusE domain-containing protein, translated as MKNIVKSFLSIALVASLISCEDEQDLLFLTPEGSFEILTPTSGDEVSLDVTTPLNPGLTLSWEDANYGTTPTEITYEVEIDKTGDEFDNPLVLTSTTNTYVTITSDVLNSAVVTVGLTPFSQGSIDIRIKASVGAQSSEVQYSNTINYLVTPYSTDLPKLSVPGNHQGWSPPSAPRIAASAFGQTDYEGYVWLDGDFKFVAPDATGNYNWGNTDWGDDGTFSGVLSQGSPTNCTATTGYYRVKANPETLTYSADPVSWGIIGAATPTGWDSDTDLTYNPATGKLELASIALVPGAFKFRGNNAWSNGFDLGTVNADGYLVDGGDLTFDGPAGNYKVILDLSNPRRYTFELIAL; from the coding sequence ATGAAAAATATAGTAAAATCATTTTTATCAATTGCTTTAGTAGCAAGTTTGATATCTTGCGAAGATGAACAAGATTTATTATTCTTAACTCCAGAAGGTTCATTTGAAATTCTTACACCAACGTCTGGAGACGAAGTATCATTAGATGTAACCACTCCATTAAACCCTGGATTAACTTTATCTTGGGAAGATGCAAATTATGGAACTACTCCTACTGAAATTACATATGAAGTAGAAATCGACAAAACTGGGGATGAGTTTGATAATCCTTTAGTATTAACAAGTACCACTAATACATATGTTACAATAACATCTGATGTATTAAATAGCGCAGTTGTAACCGTTGGATTAACTCCATTTTCACAAGGTTCAATTGACATTAGAATAAAAGCTTCTGTAGGTGCTCAAAGTAGCGAGGTACAGTACTCTAATACTATCAATTATTTAGTAACTCCATACTCTACAGATCTTCCAAAATTATCTGTACCTGGAAATCACCAAGGATGGAGTCCACCATCAGCGCCAAGAATTGCAGCTTCTGCTTTTGGTCAAACAGATTATGAAGGATATGTTTGGTTAGATGGTGACTTCAAATTTGTTGCTCCTGATGCTACGGGAAACTACAATTGGGGTAATACTGATTGGGGTGATGATGGAACTTTTTCTGGAGTATTATCTCAAGGTTCACCTACAAACTGTACTGCAACTACAGGTTATTACAGAGTTAAAGCTAATCCTGAAACATTAACTTACTCTGCAGATCCAGTAAGTTGGGGAATCATTGGTGCAGCTACTCCAACTGGGTGGGATTCTGACACAGATTTAACATACAACCCTGCTACTGGAAAACTAGAATTAGCTAGTATTGCATTAGTTCCAGGAGCATTCAAATTTAGAGGAAATAACGCATGGAGTAATGGTTTTGATTTAGGAACTGTAAATGCTGATGGATATTTAGTGGATGGAGGAGATTTAACTTTTGATGGTCCTGCCGGAAACTATAAAGTAATATTAGATTTATCTAATCCTAGAAGATACACTTTCGAGTTGATTGCTCTATAA
- a CDS encoding DUF4961 domain-containing protein yields MKKQVLFILSLLIGFCVQAQVTITPSSFNANDQITITVSTAAQSCNQMGTSPAKVYMHAGIGDDTNAFGFSVVGNWGQDDSVGLMTNNGDGTWSITLTPSTYFGLNATQEANATKLGMVFRNANGSQTLKLPPSCGDFIFNVGTFQVNLTSPAINSSTIINSGGNLSISATNTGGNASYNLKANGTSINTNVTSSYSFNHTNITSNTNYELEVTLGATTITRRFSVIVNPGSTAQAIPSGLVNGINYNPSDNTKATLVLEAPGKDFVYVAGSFNNYMPDATFAMKKDPSSNKFWLELTGLTPGADNTYQYWVVDQTPIANSPVLVKVADPCSKLVLSPYDDPWIPSTTFPNLPAYPTGQEREVTWFKTGTTPYNWQVTNFTKPNKDKLVVYELLIRDFDADRNFQDVIDRIQYFKDLGINAIQLMPIMEFEGNESWGYNTAFHMALDKFYGTPEKFKELVDLCHQNGIAVILDIAFNHAFGRNPMVRMWMNDPDGDGWGGPASDNPYFNTTARHSYSVGDDFNHSSTLTRDYVKQTVKYWIEEFKIDGFRWDLTKGFTQNCSGGDDACTNAYQQDRVDVLKDYADYCWSLDNDHYVIFEHLGTDGEEQQWANYRIGEGKGIMMWGEMYTQYKELAMGYATQNISRMSHTSRGFTGKRLIGYPESHDKDRMMYEAITYGNGAGAFPVNGNLTNALNRMGAIGATSILVPGPKMIWHFGELGNNQSIYTCSNGTVNDESSFFPGDCKLDTKEQVQWTENWLADPRRTSILSDWSKMIKLKTTEPVFMGDHAISPDANNVKQRIYIYDNSIPTSQLRNVVVIANFSVANLTINPSFPTDVYTYPMTWYDLMNNNAPVVINNPTDVISVNSGRFRVFGNQPSTLSSNDFETIQNTISIYPNPSKNSFAISQDAEKIEIYNIAGQLVNTYNNVTKNQQIDSSNLETGLYLVKITDINGISQTQKMLKE; encoded by the coding sequence ATGAAAAAACAAGTACTTTTTATTTTATCCCTATTAATTGGATTTTGTGTTCAAGCGCAAGTAACAATTACACCTAGTAGCTTTAATGCTAATGATCAAATTACTATCACTGTCTCGACTGCAGCTCAATCATGTAACCAAATGGGAACTTCGCCCGCAAAAGTTTATATGCATGCTGGAATTGGTGACGATACTAATGCTTTTGGTTTTTCTGTTGTTGGAAATTGGGGTCAGGATGATTCAGTCGGATTAATGACTAATAACGGAGATGGCACATGGAGTATAACTCTTACGCCTAGTACCTATTTTGGTTTAAATGCCACACAAGAGGCAAATGCCACTAAATTAGGAATGGTATTTAGAAATGCCAATGGAAGTCAAACTTTAAAACTACCTCCATCTTGTGGAGATTTCATATTTAATGTAGGTACTTTTCAAGTTAATTTAACTTCACCAGCTATCAATAGTAGTACCATTATTAACTCAGGTGGAAATCTTTCTATTTCTGCAACAAATACAGGTGGAAATGCAAGTTATAATTTAAAAGCAAATGGAACTAGCATTAATACAAATGTTACTTCAAGCTATTCATTTAATCATACTAATATCACTTCTAATACAAATTACGAACTAGAAGTTACACTTGGTGCTACTACTATTACTCGAAGATTTTCAGTTATTGTAAATCCAGGTAGTACGGCTCAAGCAATCCCAAGCGGATTAGTAAATGGTATTAACTATAACCCATCTGATAACACAAAAGCAACTTTAGTTTTAGAAGCACCTGGAAAAGATTTTGTTTATGTTGCAGGTAGTTTCAACAATTATATGCCAGATGCTACTTTTGCCATGAAAAAAGATCCAAGTTCTAATAAATTTTGGTTAGAACTTACTGGATTAACTCCAGGAGCTGACAACACCTATCAATACTGGGTTGTAGATCAAACTCCTATTGCAAATTCTCCTGTTTTAGTAAAAGTAGCAGATCCTTGCTCTAAATTGGTACTATCGCCATATGATGACCCATGGATTCCAAGTACAACTTTTCCAAACTTACCTGCTTATCCAACAGGGCAAGAACGCGAAGTTACATGGTTCAAAACAGGTACAACTCCTTATAATTGGCAAGTAACAAATTTCACTAAACCAAACAAAGACAAATTAGTTGTATATGAATTGCTTATCCGTGATTTTGATGCTGATAGAAATTTTCAAGATGTAATAGATAGAATACAATATTTTAAAGATTTAGGTATTAATGCTATCCAATTAATGCCAATCATGGAATTTGAAGGCAATGAGAGCTGGGGATACAATACAGCTTTCCATATGGCATTAGATAAATTTTATGGAACTCCAGAAAAATTTAAGGAATTAGTTGATTTATGCCATCAAAATGGAATTGCAGTTATACTTGATATTGCATTTAACCATGCATTTGGTAGAAACCCAATGGTGCGTATGTGGATGAACGACCCTGATGGTGATGGTTGGGGCGGACCTGCATCGGATAATCCATATTTTAATACAACAGCAAGACATAGTTATAGTGTTGGGGATGATTTTAATCATTCTTCTACTCTAACTCGTGATTATGTAAAACAAACAGTAAAATATTGGATTGAAGAATTCAAAATTGATGGTTTTAGATGGGATTTAACTAAAGGTTTTACTCAAAACTGTAGTGGTGGTGATGATGCATGTACAAATGCATATCAACAAGACCGTGTAGATGTATTAAAAGACTATGCAGATTATTGCTGGTCTTTAGATAACGATCATTACGTAATATTTGAACATTTAGGTACTGATGGTGAAGAGCAACAATGGGCTAATTACAGAATTGGAGAAGGTAAAGGAATCATGATGTGGGGAGAAATGTATACCCAATATAAAGAATTGGCTATGGGTTATGCAACACAAAACATTTCTAGAATGTCGCATACAAGTCGTGGATTTACAGGAAAAAGACTTATTGGATATCCTGAAAGTCATGACAAAGACAGAATGATGTATGAAGCAATTACCTATGGAAATGGAGCAGGAGCTTTTCCAGTAAATGGAAATTTAACTAATGCTTTAAACCGAATGGGAGCAATTGGAGCTACAAGTATTTTAGTGCCTGGACCAAAAATGATTTGGCACTTTGGTGAACTTGGAAACAATCAATCCATCTATACTTGTTCAAACGGAACAGTTAACGATGAGAGTTCATTTTTCCCAGGAGATTGTAAATTAGATACCAAAGAACAAGTACAATGGACAGAAAATTGGTTAGCTGACCCAAGAAGAACTTCTATCTTGAGTGACTGGTCAAAAATGATTAAGCTTAAAACTACGGAACCTGTTTTTATGGGAGATCATGCCATAAGTCCTGATGCTAATAATGTAAAACAACGTATTTATATCTATGACAATAGCATACCTACGTCACAATTAAGAAATGTAGTGGTAATTGCTAATTTTTCTGTGGCTAACTTAACTATTAATCCAAGTTTCCCAACAGATGTTTACACTTACCCAATGACATGGTATGATTTAATGAACAATAATGCTCCAGTGGTGATAAACAATCCAACAGATGTTATTAGTGTGAATTCTGGAAGATTTAGAGTTTTTGGTAACCAACCTTCTACTCTATCATCAAATGATTTTGAAACTATCCAAAACACCATTTCTATTTATCCAAATCCTTCAAAAAACAGCTTTGCTATTTCTCAAGATGCTGAAAAAATAGAAATCTACAACATTGCAGGGCAATTAGTGAACACTTACAATAATGTAACTAAAAACCAGCAAATAGATAGCTCAAATCTTGAAACTGGTCTATATTTAGTTAAGATAACCGATATAAATGGTATAAGCCAAACACAGAAAATGTTAAAGGAATAA
- a CDS encoding DUF3078 domain-containing protein: MFKKGTLFGLLFFVYQLGFSQIVKTELPDTISYWAKENKVGLDISQITFVNWNAGGNNSISGLVKGQFVRTYTKDNINWKNELIMRYGINKQESQEVRKTDDQFLFNSTFGYKRDSISNWYYAGKFSFNTQFANGYSYPNTDLAISKPFAPAYTFLGIGAEYSRKDLNLNLYLSPLTQKTTMVFDQRLANQGAFGVDKAVYDEFGVLLREGKNIRNEIGILITNQWKKEIFKNINFEHRVSLYTDYINNFGNVDVDWQLQLDMTVNQYVKANIGTHILYDDDIKSKEEEGGVQVVKGPKIQLKQLLGVGVVYQF, translated from the coding sequence ATGTTTAAAAAGGGAACTTTATTTGGATTGTTATTTTTTGTTTATCAACTTGGATTTAGTCAAATAGTTAAAACCGAATTACCCGATACTATTTCGTATTGGGCTAAAGAAAACAAAGTTGGGTTAGATATTTCTCAAATTACCTTTGTGAACTGGAATGCAGGGGGAAATAATTCGATTTCAGGTCTTGTGAAAGGTCAATTTGTCAGAACCTATACAAAAGATAATATCAACTGGAAAAATGAGTTGATTATGCGTTATGGAATTAACAAACAAGAAAGTCAAGAAGTTAGAAAAACAGATGATCAGTTTTTATTTAACTCTACTTTTGGATATAAAAGAGATTCGATTTCCAATTGGTATTATGCGGGTAAATTTAGTTTCAATACTCAGTTTGCCAATGGTTATTCTTATCCAAATACGGATTTGGCTATATCTAAACCTTTTGCTCCGGCATACACCTTTTTAGGAATTGGTGCCGAATATTCTAGAAAAGATTTGAATTTAAACTTGTATTTATCTCCATTAACTCAAAAAACAACTATGGTTTTTGACCAAAGATTAGCTAATCAAGGTGCATTTGGAGTGGACAAAGCTGTGTATGATGAATTTGGAGTTTTATTAAGAGAAGGGAAGAATATTAGAAACGAAATAGGAATATTAATTACTAATCAATGGAAAAAAGAGATTTTTAAGAATATTAATTTTGAACATAGAGTTTCTTTGTATACCGATTATATCAATAATTTTGGAAATGTTGATGTGGATTGGCAATTACAACTAGATATGACTGTTAATCAATATGTGAAAGCAAATATAGGAACTCACATTCTTTATGATGACGATATTAAATCAAAAGAAGAAGAAGGTGGTGTACAGGTTGTAAAAGGACCTAAGATCCAATTAAAACAATTATTAGGAGTAGGAGTAGTTTATCAATTTTAA
- a CDS encoding 1-deoxy-D-xylulose-5-phosphate synthase, with protein sequence MNGKLLSQINNPTDLRKLPENQLPQLAKELRDFIIDIVSKKEGHLGASLGVVELTIALHYVFNTPEDLLVWDVGHQAYGHKILTERRAIFHTNRELNGISGFPKRSESVYDTFGVGHSSTSISAALGMALASQLKGEINKQHIAVIGDASIASGMAFEGLNHAGVTDANLLVILNDNAIGIDPSIGALKDYLTAVKEGKNPKQNNIIKSLNFDYSGPIDGHDLPKLISELERLKSVKGPKFLHVITTKGKGLQLAEEDQVKYHAPGKFDAETGKIHPKDESHLPPKFQDVFGHTLVELAKQNERIIGITPAMPTGSSMKYMMEAFPKRAIDVGIAEQHAVTLAAGMATQGMVVFCNIYSTFLQRAYDQVIHDVALQNLPVIFCLDRAGLVGEDGATHHGVFDIAYLNCIPNMIIAAPKDEIELRNIMFTASEGLQHPIAIRYPRGRGENVNWIQSFEKIEIGVVNQLQKGSKVAILSTGTIGNNVTKALQEVEQPNLFSHYHFPFIKPLDVENLKTILQSYSHVITLEDGVITGGFGEQISKVVATHKLNIAIQNLGIPDSFIEHGTVFELQELCKINVKSIIQLLNTY encoded by the coding sequence ATGAACGGCAAATTACTTTCACAAATTAATAACCCAACTGATTTAAGGAAACTTCCTGAAAATCAATTACCTCAATTAGCCAAAGAATTGAGAGACTTTATCATTGATATTGTTTCCAAGAAAGAAGGGCATTTGGGAGCTAGTTTGGGTGTTGTGGAATTGACGATTGCACTTCATTATGTTTTCAATACACCAGAAGATTTACTGGTTTGGGATGTTGGTCATCAAGCTTACGGACATAAAATTCTAACCGAAAGACGTGCTATTTTCCATACCAATAGAGAATTAAATGGGATTTCGGGTTTTCCTAAGCGAAGTGAAAGTGTTTATGATACGTTTGGTGTTGGGCATTCTTCAACTTCAATTTCGGCTGCTTTGGGAATGGCATTAGCATCACAATTGAAAGGAGAAATCAACAAACAACATATTGCGGTAATTGGAGATGCTTCGATTGCAAGTGGAATGGCTTTTGAAGGTTTAAATCATGCAGGAGTTACGGATGCCAATTTATTAGTAATTTTAAATGATAATGCTATTGGAATTGACCCAAGTATTGGTGCTTTAAAAGATTATTTGACAGCAGTTAAAGAAGGAAAAAATCCAAAACAAAATAACATCATCAAATCCTTGAATTTTGATTATTCAGGTCCAATTGATGGGCATGATTTACCCAAATTAATTTCGGAATTAGAACGATTAAAATCTGTAAAAGGTCCTAAATTCCTTCATGTAATTACTACAAAAGGGAAAGGTTTGCAATTAGCAGAGGAAGATCAAGTAAAATATCATGCTCCTGGAAAATTTGATGCCGAAACAGGTAAAATTCACCCGAAAGATGAATCGCATTTACCTCCAAAATTTCAAGATGTTTTCGGACATACTTTAGTGGAATTGGCAAAACAAAATGAAAGAATCATTGGAATAACACCGGCAATGCCAACAGGAAGTTCAATGAAATATATGATGGAAGCTTTTCCAAAACGCGCAATTGACGTCGGAATTGCTGAGCAACACGCAGTAACTCTTGCTGCTGGAATGGCTACACAAGGAATGGTGGTTTTTTGCAATATTTATTCGACTTTCTTACAACGAGCTTACGATCAAGTAATTCATGATGTGGCTTTGCAAAATTTACCCGTTATTTTTTGTTTGGATAGGGCAGGCTTAGTAGGAGAGGATGGAGCAACACATCACGGTGTTTTTGATATTGCTTATTTAAATTGTATTCCTAATATGATTATTGCTGCACCAAAAGATGAAATTGAATTGCGAAATATCATGTTTACGGCATCAGAAGGATTACAACATCCAATTGCAATTCGTTATCCTAGAGGAAGAGGCGAAAATGTAAATTGGATTCAATCATTTGAAAAAATAGAAATAGGAGTAGTAAATCAACTTCAAAAAGGATCAAAAGTTGCTATTTTATCTACGGGCACCATTGGGAATAATGTTACAAAAGCATTACAGGAGGTTGAACAACCTAACTTGTTTTCACATTATCATTTTCCTTTTATCAAACCTTTAGATGTTGAAAATCTTAAGACAATTTTACAGTCGTACTCACATGTTATTACTTTAGAGGATGGTGTAATAACGGGAGGTTTTGGAGAGCAAATAAGTAAGGTTGTTGCAACTCATAAATTAAACATAGCTATTCAAAATTTAGGTATTCCAGATTCATTTATTGAACATGGAACAGTTTTTGAGTTACAAGAACTTTGCAAAATTAACGTTAAAAGCATTATACAATTATTAAATACATATTAA
- a CDS encoding energy transducer TonB, whose protein sequence is MKKIHITIPSPCNENWDTMLPEEKGRFCQLCTKTVIDFTDYSEEEINAYFSKNKESKTCGRFKKEQLSEIQINIPKTIIYQQTSFRNIFILALFISMGTTLFSCKDHDDKLHPVDKIVLVEDSLSNSNDSVLSTSVNNKEDHSTKIIHKPAPALLGVVEVQPKEKEFLMGDVIPETVDAHPDKVYSLYEVEKKPQFPGGETKFNHFIIENLSLTGYTEPELILFQFVITTEGKLEDAKIIKGKNNEVNDKIIKMLQNSPLWTPAELNGEKVKVKMTYPIRIKSQ, encoded by the coding sequence ATGAAAAAAATACACATTACAATTCCGTCACCTTGTAATGAGAATTGGGATACCATGCTGCCCGAAGAAAAAGGAAGGTTTTGCCAACTATGTACAAAAACGGTAATTGATTTTACCGATTATTCTGAGGAGGAAATCAATGCCTATTTTTCTAAAAATAAGGAGTCAAAAACGTGTGGTAGATTTAAGAAAGAACAATTAAGTGAAATTCAAATAAATATTCCTAAAACTATTATTTACCAACAAACTTCTTTTAGAAATATTTTTATTTTGGCATTATTTATATCGATGGGCACCACACTTTTTAGTTGTAAAGATCATGATGATAAATTGCATCCTGTAGATAAAATTGTATTGGTTGAAGATAGTTTGTCAAATTCTAATGATAGTGTTTTGTCAACTTCGGTTAACAATAAAGAAGATCATAGCACAAAAATAATTCACAAGCCAGCCCCGGCACTTCTTGGCGTAGTTGAGGTGCAACCTAAAGAAAAAGAATTTTTAATGGGCGATGTAATTCCGGAAACAGTGGATGCCCATCCCGATAAAGTTTATAGTCTTTATGAAGTTGAAAAAAAACCGCAATTTCCGGGTGGCGAAACAAAATTTAATCACTTTATTATTGAAAATTTATCGCTTACCGGATATACTGAACCAGAATTAATTCTTTTTCAATTTGTAATTACCACAGAAGGGAAATTAGAGGATGCTAAAATAATAAAGGGGAAAAATAATGAAGTAAATGATAAAATTATTAAGATGTTGCAGAATTCTCCTTTATGGACACCTGCAGAACTTAATGGAGAAAAAGTTAAGGTAAAGATGACATATCCTATTCGTATAAAATCGCAATAA
- a CDS encoding nucleoside deaminase, producing the protein MITLYTDDYFMKKALQEAEIAFEKGEIPVGAVIVIDNRVIARTHNLTELLHDVTAHAEMQAITSAANFIGGKYLKDCTLYVTLEPCQMCAGALYWSQISKIVYGATDENRGFKKMGTQLHPKTQVVKGVLEKECADLMKAFFKKRR; encoded by the coding sequence ATGATTACTTTATACACCGATGACTATTTTATGAAAAAAGCCCTTCAAGAAGCAGAAATTGCTTTTGAGAAAGGTGAAATTCCTGTTGGTGCTGTTATTGTAATTGATAATAGAGTAATTGCGAGAACACATAATTTAACCGAATTACTACATGATGTTACCGCTCATGCTGAAATGCAGGCCATAACTAGCGCAGCAAATTTCATTGGAGGAAAATATTTAAAAGATTGTACCTTATACGTTACTTTAGAACCTTGTCAAATGTGTGCTGGCGCTTTATATTGGTCTCAAATTTCTAAAATTGTTTATGGCGCTACTGATGAAAACCGCGGTTTTAAAAAAATGGGAACACAATTACACCCTAAAACCCAAGTAGTTAAGGGAGTTTTAGAAAAAGAATGTGCTGATTTAATGAAGGCATTTTTTAAAAAAAGGAGATAA